A window of Metabacillus sp. B2-18 contains these coding sequences:
- the argF gene encoding ornithine carbamoyltransferase has product MSLKLKEKTIQKRDFLTLLDYSQQEILDLIEDAFKLEENPLQPVLQGKTLAMIFEKSSTRTRVSFETGMLQLGGHALFLSSQDLQLGRGEPVSDTAKVLSGYVDAIMIRTFGHDKIEELAKHASIPVINGLTDLFHPCQALADLKTIYRLKEKFVGVKTAYLGDGNNVAHSLMIAAAKVGMDFSLGCPKGYEPNQAVVEKAQALAAETGAKITITNDPVEAVKDADIIYTDVWASMGQESEQQERLVAFKDFQVNDELVKHAKKDYNFLHCLPAHREEEVTASIIDGEHSAVFEQAENRLHVQKALLVKLLG; this is encoded by the coding sequence GTGAGTTTAAAGCTAAAAGAAAAAACGATACAAAAAAGAGATTTTTTAACTTTACTTGATTATAGCCAGCAGGAAATTCTAGACTTAATTGAAGATGCTTTTAAGTTAGAAGAAAATCCGCTTCAGCCAGTGTTACAAGGTAAAACACTAGCAATGATTTTTGAGAAATCGTCAACAAGAACTCGTGTGTCGTTTGAAACAGGAATGCTTCAATTAGGAGGTCATGCTTTATTTTTAAGCAGCCAAGACCTTCAACTAGGCAGAGGAGAGCCTGTATCAGACACAGCAAAAGTATTGTCAGGATATGTAGATGCCATCATGATTCGTACATTTGGTCATGATAAAATTGAAGAATTAGCTAAGCATGCAAGCATTCCAGTTATCAATGGATTAACAGACCTTTTCCATCCTTGTCAGGCACTTGCTGATTTAAAAACGATTTACCGTCTGAAAGAGAAATTCGTTGGCGTAAAAACAGCTTACTTAGGTGATGGAAACAATGTTGCACACTCTCTTATGATTGCTGCTGCTAAAGTAGGAATGGACTTTTCCTTAGGTTGTCCAAAAGGATATGAACCAAACCAAGCTGTGGTGGAAAAAGCTCAGGCACTTGCTGCTGAGACAGGTGCAAAAATTACAATCACAAATGACCCGGTTGAAGCGGTGAAAGATGCCGATATCATTTATACAGATGTATGGGCGAGTATGGGGCAAGAAAGTGAACAACAAGAACGTCTTGTTGCATTTAAAGACTTCCAAGTAAATGATGAACTCGTAAAGCATGCAAAGAAGGACTACAACTTCCTGCACTGCTTACCAGCACATCGTGAAGAAGAAGTAACAGCATCCATTATCGACGGCGAGCATTCAGCTGTATTCGAACAAGCAGAAAACCGTCTACATGTTCAAAAGGCATTGTTGGTAAAATTGTTGGGGTAA
- a CDS encoding IS256 family transposase, producing the protein MTQLQFNLDLEVLKDSVLNSDIDAVVKSAIVLVLNEFMEKERDDYLHAASYERSAARRDYRNGYYERELIMSIGKIQLKVPRTRDGEFSTTVFEKYARCDQALVISMLEMVINGVSTRKVTQIVEQLCGKSVSKSFVSSLTLKLDPIVNDWAKRPLNVKYYPYLFVDAMYIKVREHHKVVSKAVYIATAITDKGQREILGLSIDHAENYESWSRFLQQLKSRGLQSPKLVISDAHQGLQKAIQREFLGTSWQRCNVHFKRNIIEKLPKKDSADIRMMIKRVFEAITVEDIRTFKNELMTQFGNNPKYEKALTIFDEGFEDTIQYMNHPVNMRPHIRSTNSLERLNQEVRRRERVIRIFPNTQSAFRLVGAVLMEYQESVYSTKSIRRC; encoded by the coding sequence ATGACCCAGTTACAGTTTAACCTAGATTTGGAAGTTTTAAAAGATTCTGTATTAAATTCTGATATTGATGCAGTAGTTAAATCAGCAATTGTTTTGGTCTTAAATGAGTTTATGGAAAAAGAGAGAGATGATTATCTACATGCTGCTTCTTATGAACGCTCTGCAGCCCGTCGTGACTATCGCAACGGCTACTATGAACGTGAATTAATTATGAGTATCGGCAAGATACAACTCAAGGTGCCGAGAACTCGTGATGGTGAGTTTTCGACTACAGTTTTTGAAAAATATGCTAGATGTGATCAAGCTTTAGTGATCTCCATGTTGGAAATGGTTATTAATGGGGTCTCAACACGCAAGGTAACACAAATAGTTGAACAGCTATGTGGTAAATCTGTCTCAAAATCGTTTGTTTCTTCATTGACCTTGAAATTAGATCCAATCGTAAATGATTGGGCAAAGCGTCCTTTAAACGTCAAATATTATCCCTATCTTTTTGTAGATGCCATGTATATCAAAGTGAGAGAACACCATAAGGTGGTCTCAAAGGCTGTTTATATTGCCACAGCTATTACAGATAAGGGCCAGCGTGAAATACTTGGTCTAAGTATTGATCATGCAGAGAATTACGAGAGTTGGAGTCGCTTCCTTCAACAGCTAAAATCACGAGGACTTCAGTCTCCGAAACTAGTGATATCAGATGCTCACCAAGGCTTACAAAAAGCCATACAACGTGAATTTTTAGGTACTAGCTGGCAAAGGTGTAATGTTCATTTTAAAAGGAACATTATTGAAAAGTTGCCCAAAAAGGATTCAGCTGATATTCGTATGATGATCAAGCGTGTGTTTGAGGCAATCACTGTTGAAGATATCAGAACCTTTAAGAATGAACTGATGACTCAATTTGGAAATAATCCAAAGTACGAAAAGGCTCTTACTATTTTCGATGAAGGGTTCGAAGATACCATTCAATATATGAATCATCCAGTGAATATGCGCCCTCATATACGAAGTACGAACTCTCTTGAACGATTAAATCAAGAAGTACGAAGAAGAGAAAGAGTTATTCGTATCTTCCCAAACACACAATCTGCTTTTCGTTTAGTAGGAGCTGTTTTAATGGAATACCAAGAATCTGTTTACTCTACAAAATCTATAAGAAGATGCTAA
- a CDS encoding YjzC family protein, producing MGQQHRFRAGQKAPNNGMYVEIGESGDNVKNPGQIKLKAGDRFPETANHNRQWTYKRKP from the coding sequence ATGGGCCAACAACATCGTTTTAGAGCTGGTCAAAAAGCACCTAACAATGGAATGTATGTAGAAATAGGTGAATCAGGGGACAACGTAAAAAACCCTGGTCAAATTAAATTAAAAGCGGGAGATCGTTTCCCAGAAACAGCCAACCATAATCGTCAATGGACATATAAAAGAAAGCCTTAA
- a CDS encoding DUF2929 family protein, giving the protein MRFFWTFFWTFLLIHMASYVVNSMTGGHYDFMVATVLAVIATVVIFVIAELIPSEPVPNHDHH; this is encoded by the coding sequence ATGCGTTTCTTTTGGACATTTTTTTGGACTTTTTTATTAATACATATGGCGTCATATGTAGTTAACTCTATGACAGGTGGTCATTATGACTTTATGGTTGCAACGGTACTTGCTGTGATTGCAACCGTTGTCATCTTTGTCATTGCGGAATTAATTCCTAGCGAGCCAGTTCCAAACCATGACCATCATTAA
- a CDS encoding BMP family ABC transporter substrate-binding protein: MYIKFGLVLILLFSLFGCGQPVASGKLEKVGLLVPDTIDDKVWGTKGYKGLLKIQSELGVDVFYKEGMNDEFSIRSAIDEFQEKDVNLIFGHGSEYAAFFNTICKDYPDIHFVLFNGEASGENVTSLNFESHAMGFFGGMVAGEMTNNDKVGVLAAFEWQPEIDGFFEGAYFQNENVNVDIQYVQDWNDVTTAMTLLDAMIAEGVDIVYVAGDGYNISVIERLKEEGLYAIGFVSDQSDLGKGTVLTSTVQHVDVLYELVAKSFDSGELESGELFYDFQDGVISLGKFSPLVEKNFQTDLQESIEEYKESGLLPNQL, encoded by the coding sequence ATGTACATAAAGTTTGGTTTAGTCCTTATCCTTCTTTTTTCGCTTTTTGGTTGTGGACAACCCGTAGCTTCAGGAAAACTGGAGAAAGTAGGTTTACTTGTACCCGATACAATAGATGATAAAGTATGGGGAACAAAAGGGTACAAGGGGCTGCTGAAGATTCAGTCTGAACTAGGCGTGGATGTTTTTTATAAAGAAGGAATGAATGATGAATTTAGTATTCGTTCTGCTATTGACGAATTTCAAGAAAAGGATGTTAATCTGATTTTTGGTCATGGTAGTGAATATGCGGCTTTTTTCAATACGATTTGTAAAGATTATCCTGATATTCATTTCGTTTTATTCAATGGGGAAGCTTCTGGAGAAAATGTCACAAGCTTAAACTTTGAATCACATGCAATGGGCTTTTTTGGTGGAATGGTTGCTGGTGAAATGACGAATAATGATAAGGTTGGTGTATTAGCCGCATTTGAATGGCAGCCTGAAATTGATGGTTTTTTTGAAGGGGCATATTTCCAAAATGAAAATGTAAATGTTGATATTCAATATGTACAAGATTGGAATGATGTCACGACAGCTATGACCCTGTTGGATGCAATGATTGCTGAAGGAGTAGACATTGTTTATGTTGCAGGAGATGGTTATAATATTTCCGTCATTGAGCGTCTAAAGGAAGAGGGCTTGTATGCAATTGGATTTGTATCCGATCAATCTGATTTAGGGAAAGGAACAGTTCTCACAAGTACAGTTCAACATGTGGATGTTTTATATGAGCTTGTTGCAAAAAGTTTTGATAGCGGAGAACTAGAAAGTGGAGAATTATTTTATGATTTCCAAGATGGTGTTATTTCACTGGGGAAATTTAGCCCCTTAGTGGAAAAAAACTTTCAAACAGATCTTCAAGAATCCATTGAGGAATATAAGGAAAGTGGGCTTTTACCTAATCAATTGTAA
- a CDS encoding ComZ family protein, with protein MEQHPKTMEFMQIAMKYLPEAKQKLEGSGIDLSMETIQPMLELFTKVMGEAYELGKKDAQ; from the coding sequence ATGGAACAACATCCAAAAACGATGGAATTTATGCAGATTGCAATGAAATATTTACCTGAAGCTAAGCAAAAATTGGAAGGTTCAGGGATTGACTTATCTATGGAAACAATTCAACCTATGCTTGAGTTATTTACAAAGGTTATGGGAGAAGCGTACGAATTAGGAAAAAAGGATGCACAATAA
- a CDS encoding beta-ketoacyl-ACP synthase III yields the protein MNAGIIGIGRYTPEKVVTNADLEKIMDTSDEWIRSRTGIEERRIADDSVDTSHMAKFAAEKALKDAGIAAEDLDLILVATVTPDQPFPSVACMLQESLGATKAAAMDISAACAGFMYGMVTAKQFIESGAYKHVLVVGVEKLSKITDWDDRNTAVLFGDGAGAAVIGPVSEGKGILSFELGADGTGGKHLYQDEYIIMNGREVFKFAVRQMGESSVNVLEKAGLTKEDVDFLIPHQANIRIMEAARERLELPVEKMSKTVNKYGNTSAASIPISLVEELEAGKIKDGDLIVMVGFGGGLTWGAIALRWGK from the coding sequence ATGAACGCAGGGATCATTGGTATCGGACGATACACACCTGAAAAAGTTGTTACAAATGCTGATTTAGAGAAAATCATGGATACATCAGATGAATGGATTAGATCGAGAACGGGAATTGAGGAACGTCGCATTGCTGATGATTCAGTTGATACTTCTCATATGGCTAAGTTTGCTGCAGAGAAAGCACTAAAGGATGCTGGAATTGCAGCTGAAGATTTAGATTTAATTTTGGTTGCGACAGTAACACCAGATCAACCATTTCCATCTGTTGCATGTATGCTACAGGAATCATTAGGTGCAACTAAAGCTGCGGCAATGGATATTAGTGCAGCTTGTGCTGGTTTCATGTATGGAATGGTTACAGCTAAACAGTTTATTGAATCCGGAGCTTATAAGCATGTATTAGTTGTAGGTGTTGAGAAGCTTTCGAAAATTACAGATTGGGATGATCGTAATACAGCGGTACTTTTCGGGGATGGAGCTGGAGCGGCTGTTATTGGACCTGTTAGTGAAGGAAAAGGAATATTATCCTTTGAGCTTGGGGCTGACGGAACAGGTGGAAAGCACTTATATCAAGATGAATATATCATCATGAATGGCCGTGAAGTGTTTAAGTTTGCTGTAAGGCAAATGGGCGAGTCAAGTGTTAACGTTTTGGAAAAAGCAGGATTAACAAAAGAAGATGTTGATTTCTTAATCCCGCACCAAGCAAATATCCGTATCATGGAAGCTGCTCGTGAACGACTTGAGTTACCTGTAGAAAAAATGTCTAAAACAGTTAACAAATATGGCAACACTTCTGCTGCATCTATCCCTATTTCTCTAGTAGAAGAACTAGAAGCAGGAAAGATTAAAGACGGAGACCTAATTGTCATGGTAGGCTTCGGCGGTGGACTAACATGGGGAGCAATTGCTCTTCGTTGGGGTAAGTAG
- the fabF gene encoding beta-ketoacyl-ACP synthase II produces the protein MEKKRVVVTGLGALTPIGNDVQTSWQNAINGVSGVSPITRIDSEPYSAKVAAELKDFDVEQFMDKKEARKMDRFTQYAVAASFMAVKDANLEITDEIAPRVGVWIGSGIGGMETFEQQYRTLLEKGPRRVSPFFVPMLIPDMATGQVSIALGAKGFNSCTVTACATGTNSIGDAYRVIERGEADVMITGGAEAPLTEMSFAGFTANKALSTNPDPKTASRPFDKDRDGFVMGEGAGIIVLEELEHALARGATIYAEIVGYGATGDAYHITAPAPNGEGGSRAMKMAIERSGLNANEIDYINAHGTSTPYNDKFETLAIKEVFGEHANKLAISSTKSMTGHLLGAAGGVEAIFSILAIKEGILPPTINLQTPDPDCDLDYVPNEARKQEINTALSNSLGFGGHNATIIFKKYHA, from the coding sequence ATGGAAAAAAAGCGAGTGGTGGTAACTGGGTTAGGAGCTTTAACTCCAATTGGGAATGATGTGCAAACGTCGTGGCAAAATGCGATCAATGGAGTATCAGGAGTTAGTCCGATAACAAGAATTGATTCTGAACCATATTCGGCTAAAGTTGCTGCAGAATTGAAGGATTTTGATGTTGAGCAATTTATGGATAAAAAAGAAGCTCGTAAAATGGATCGTTTCACACAATATGCTGTTGCAGCATCATTTATGGCTGTAAAGGATGCCAATTTAGAAATAACAGACGAAATCGCTCCACGTGTTGGAGTTTGGATTGGTTCTGGTATTGGCGGAATGGAAACATTTGAACAGCAATATAGAACGTTATTAGAAAAGGGACCAAGACGTGTTAGTCCATTTTTCGTACCAATGCTAATACCTGATATGGCTACAGGTCAGGTTTCAATTGCATTAGGTGCAAAAGGATTTAACTCTTGTACAGTTACAGCTTGTGCAACCGGAACAAATTCTATTGGAGATGCTTACCGAGTTATCGAGCGTGGAGAAGCAGATGTGATGATTACTGGTGGGGCAGAGGCTCCGTTAACTGAAATGTCATTTGCAGGTTTTACTGCAAACAAGGCATTATCAACAAATCCAGACCCTAAAACAGCTAGTCGTCCATTTGATAAAGATCGAGATGGCTTTGTTATGGGTGAAGGAGCTGGAATTATTGTTCTTGAAGAATTAGAGCATGCGCTAGCACGTGGTGCAACTATTTATGCTGAAATAGTTGGGTATGGCGCAACAGGTGATGCTTATCATATCACAGCACCTGCTCCAAACGGTGAAGGTGGTTCAAGAGCAATGAAAATGGCAATTGAACGCAGTGGTCTTAACGCTAATGAAATTGATTATATTAATGCACATGGTACAAGTACTCCCTATAATGATAAGTTTGAAACATTAGCGATTAAAGAAGTATTCGGTGAGCACGCTAATAAGCTTGCAATTAGTTCAACTAAGTCAATGACAGGACATCTTTTAGGTGCTGCTGGTGGTGTAGAAGCTATTTTTAGTATTCTAGCTATTAAAGAAGGAATTCTTCCACCAACAATCAATTTGCAAACTCCAGATCCTGATTGTGACCTGGACTATGTTCCAAATGAAGCACGTAAACAAGAAATTAATACAGCATTGAGCAACTCACTAGGTTTCGGTGGTCACAATGCTACGATCATCTTTAAAAAATATCATGCATAA
- a CDS encoding DUF2268 domain-containing protein — protein sequence MSVINTTEWLETSPDQYEICEKLTPYFSKMNARDISNYLHSFGMYKRSPASQDWIDVIKDKRLLHFINDEKKKLKSEWNGPSVPIFVFPVDVYNRKIEMEYRGRSGLAFHDKLFLFLSQDVKKEDIKSLLTHEYHHVCRLASITKPEKDFTIIDTMVMEGLAENAVREKLGEEAVAEWTKLYHPHQCDRFLERIILPQKKTTRQDPKFTQLMFGTGFYPKMLGYSVGYHLVKNYMEKTNKGTKALLGMEAEDFIQ from the coding sequence ATGAGTGTGATAAACACAACAGAGTGGCTAGAAACATCCCCAGACCAATATGAAATTTGTGAGAAACTAACACCTTACTTCTCTAAAATGAATGCACGTGACATTTCAAACTATCTCCATTCTTTTGGTATGTATAAACGATCTCCAGCTAGCCAGGATTGGATTGATGTTATAAAGGATAAACGACTATTGCATTTCATCAATGATGAAAAAAAGAAGTTAAAAAGTGAATGGAACGGACCAAGTGTCCCTATTTTTGTGTTTCCAGTAGATGTTTATAACAGGAAAATAGAGATGGAGTATAGAGGCCGATCTGGATTAGCATTTCATGATAAGTTATTTTTATTTTTATCACAAGATGTGAAAAAAGAAGATATAAAGTCCTTGCTAACTCATGAATATCATCATGTGTGTCGTTTGGCATCTATCACAAAACCAGAAAAGGATTTTACTATTATAGATACAATGGTAATGGAAGGATTGGCGGAAAATGCCGTTCGTGAAAAACTCGGAGAAGAGGCCGTAGCAGAATGGACGAAGCTTTATCATCCTCATCAATGCGATCGTTTCTTAGAAAGAATAATTTTGCCCCAGAAAAAAACGACTAGGCAAGATCCAAAGTTTACCCAGCTTATGTTTGGTACAGGTTTTTATCCCAAAATGCTTGGTTATTCAGTAGGTTATCATCTTGTGAAGAATTATATGGAGAAAACGAACAAGGGGACAAAAGCACTTTTAGGAATGGAAGCAGAGGATTTTATTCAATAA
- a CDS encoding YjbA family protein produces MLFLHDVWVNWFEGEENGYNVCHFHEWRKDDSVELLDQVPLLKVNSLLFDYIENNLAELPPGLLKDIFQKAYIRKNHERIQLDYCFVVTDGIGILAVDTIGYTIPIRKSRIIPRQEQLVFEMVKDIEPEEYSIELLSEEEKEYHILSLAPQHMRGLTRKERQLKQLLFMALDQLQATKNAAEVKYWYTEWNPTKYEDIQQREFDEVWRQLYEETIHGWSPKHIQLCERLIKGQPFFEKLWDMEHESKVN; encoded by the coding sequence ATGTTATTTCTTCATGATGTTTGGGTAAATTGGTTTGAAGGTGAAGAGAACGGGTACAACGTCTGTCATTTTCATGAATGGAGAAAGGATGACAGTGTTGAACTTCTTGATCAGGTTCCCCTATTAAAGGTTAATTCCTTACTTTTTGACTACATAGAAAACAACTTAGCGGAGTTACCACCTGGTCTACTAAAAGATATTTTCCAAAAGGCTTATATTCGTAAAAATCATGAAAGAATACAGTTGGATTATTGTTTTGTTGTTACAGATGGAATTGGTATTCTCGCAGTTGACACAATTGGTTATACAATTCCTATTCGCAAAAGCCGAATCATTCCAAGACAGGAGCAACTAGTATTCGAAATGGTAAAGGATATTGAGCCTGAAGAGTATTCAATTGAATTGTTAAGTGAAGAAGAAAAAGAATATCATATTTTATCGTTAGCACCTCAACATATGAGAGGGTTAACAAGAAAAGAGCGCCAATTAAAGCAATTATTATTTATGGCACTTGATCAGTTACAAGCAACTAAAAATGCCGCAGAGGTAAAGTATTGGTATACTGAATGGAATCCAACGAAATATGAGGATATCCAGCAACGAGAGTTTGATGAAGTATGGAGACAATTATATGAAGAAACTATACATGGATGGTCTCCAAAGCATATCCAGTTATGTGAGCGATTAATTAAGGGACAACCTTTCTTTGAGAAGCTTTGGGATATGGAGCATGAATCAAAAGTTAATTAA
- the trpS gene encoding tryptophan--tRNA ligase: MKTIFSGIQPSGSVTLGNYIGALRQFVDLQDEYNCYFCIVDQHAITVPQDRLALRKNIRSLAALYLAVGIDPEKVTLFIQSEVPAHAQAGWMLQCVAYIGELERMTQFKDKSHGKEAVVAGLLTYPPLMAGDILLYNTDLVPVGEDQKQHLELTRDIAERFNKKYNDIFTIPEVRIPKVGARVMSLADPTKKMSKSDPNQKAFITLLDDPKQIEKKIKSAVTDSEGIVKYDKENKPGISNLLSIYSIFTNESIEEIEARYEGKGYGDFKADVANVVINTLTPIQEKYHQLMESEELDEILDRGAEKANAVASKMIKKMENAMGLGRKRK, from the coding sequence ATGAAAACAATTTTTTCAGGAATTCAACCTAGCGGCTCAGTAACGTTAGGAAATTACATTGGGGCATTACGACAATTTGTTGATTTACAGGATGAATACAATTGTTATTTTTGTATAGTTGATCAACATGCAATCACTGTTCCCCAGGATCGATTAGCTCTTCGTAAAAACATTCGAAGTCTCGCAGCACTTTACCTTGCTGTTGGGATCGATCCAGAAAAAGTAACATTATTTATTCAATCTGAGGTTCCAGCACATGCACAAGCCGGGTGGATGTTACAATGTGTTGCCTATATTGGCGAGCTTGAAAGAATGACTCAATTCAAGGACAAATCTCACGGGAAAGAAGCAGTTGTTGCAGGATTGCTCACATATCCACCATTAATGGCAGGAGATATTCTTTTATATAATACAGATCTTGTACCAGTTGGAGAAGATCAAAAGCAGCATCTTGAATTAACGAGAGATATAGCAGAGCGCTTTAATAAGAAATATAACGATATTTTCACTATACCTGAAGTTCGTATTCCAAAAGTAGGTGCGCGTGTTATGTCACTTGCAGATCCTACAAAGAAAATGAGTAAATCAGATCCAAATCAAAAAGCTTTTATCACATTATTAGACGACCCAAAACAAATTGAGAAAAAAATTAAAAGTGCAGTAACTGATTCAGAAGGTATAGTTAAATATGATAAAGAAAATAAACCAGGTATTTCTAACTTACTTTCGATTTATTCCATCTTTACTAATGAATCAATTGAAGAAATTGAAGCTCGTTACGAAGGAAAAGGATATGGAGATTTTAAAGCGGATGTTGCAAACGTAGTAATTAATACACTTACACCAATTCAAGAAAAATATCATCAATTAATGGAGTCAGAAGAATTAGATGAAATTTTAGACAGAGGTGCAGAAAAGGCAAATGCTGTTGCAAGCAAAATGATTAAGAAGATGGAGAATGCAATGGGACTTGGTCGTAAGCGAAAATAA